From the genome of Impatiens glandulifera chromosome 9, dImpGla2.1, whole genome shotgun sequence, one region includes:
- the LOC124915790 gene encoding uncharacterized protein LOC124915790: MRHPKHTVSGFLIRCNKFFKHVLSDLTTGQRFEGILEIEEDVIKLTNATDPSEALDRHAIVEPRARLQKLTEHMRKLIERYIPGTPKASLQLLVLDILAVEKEEFIDEVERLEAVRNTTQSPTLETGDGQNRGDTSPLADPVINETDERTETPFTGPLKTDQPGDSEPAVTEERVKSLIQEFANTKVRPWKRKIKKAAVQTIKLAETTRDDLVKADARITEIEVNYRDDTVLYDAHLKRTVDLEDTTSKLVDDLKRFQEKTDQRLTKVDEDLGRSSTEVGSTLDRVTDLEKKNASLEERNDKLEADLKAVTEQVTELINVKLNADKAVEEANAQAAKELQDALDDQNRTEKEAPRSDANFNDRLRLLMPKDPELVKSIAAREAKEAEQLNNEKQRLVEYAKAHKKTKATPSSSVPATRKRKTPSRKVQVNEMLERITETIIKTPPNPALQTEDEIEENIEPRSTR; encoded by the coding sequence ATGCGGCATCCCAAGCATACAGTGAGTGGTTTCCTGATCCGGTGCAACAAATTCTTCAAACATGTGCTATCGGACCTAACCACTGGACAAAGATTTGAAGGAATTTTGGAGATAGAGGAAGACGTTATCAAACTCACAAACGCTACGGATCCCAGCGAAGCCCtggaccgacacgcaatagtggagccgcgtgctcggctacaaaaaTTAACCGAACATATGCGAAAACTTATAGAAAGGTACATTCCAGGAACACCGAAGGCCTCACTACAACTATTGGTGTTGGATATTCTTGCGGTCGAGAAAGAAGAATTCATTGACGAAGTAGAACGGCTTGAAGCGGTGCGAAATACAACGCAATCTCCAACCCTTGAGACCGGTGACGGTCAGAATCGAGGTGATACGTCTCCTCTAGCGGATCCGGTCATCAACGAAACCGACGAAAGGACAGAGACTCCTTTCACTGGGCCACTTAAAACTGATCAACCTGGGGATTCAGAACCGGCTGTCACAGAAGAAAGAGTCAAGTCTctcattcaagagtttgccAACACAAAGGTTCGACCATGGAAAAGGAAAATCAAGAAAGCCGCGGTTCAAACAATTAAATTGGCCGAAACAACGAGGGATGACCTTGTGAAGGCAGATGCCCGAATCACAGAGATCGAAGTCAACTACCGTGACGACACGGTTCTGTACGACGCCCATCTTAAGCGAACCGTAGACCTGGAAGATACGACCTCAAAGCTGGTAGATGACTTGAAACGGTTTCAAGAGAAAACCGATCAACGACTCACAAAGGTAGATGAGGACCTAGGGCGGTCAAGCACCGAAGTCGGTTCGACACTTGACAGGGTCACAGAtcttgaaaagaagaatgcaaGTCTTGAAGAGCGCAACgacaagcttgaagccgaccttaaggcggtcaccgaacaggtgactGAGTTGATAAATGTCAAGCTTAATGCTGATAAagcggttgaggaggcaaaTGCTCAAGCGGCTAAAGAACTTCAGGATGCCCTGGATGACCAGAACCGGACAGAGAAGGAGGCACCACGGTCTGATGCGAACTTCAACGATCGCTTACGGTTATTAATGCCCAAAGATCCGGAACTTGTAAAATCCATAGCAGCTCGAGAAGCCAAGGAGGCAGAGCAGTTAAACAATGAAAAACAGAGGCTCGTCGAATAtgccaaggctcacaagaagaccAAGGCGACtccttcctcttcggttccggcaacACGGAAAAGGAAAACACCCTCAAGGAAGGTTCAAGTAAACGAGATGCTGGAGAGGATCACTGAGACGATTATTAAAACTCCACCGAACCCGGCTCTGCAAACCGAGGATGAAATCGAAGAGAATATCGAGCCGCGATCTACAAGATAG